From the genome of Thermoflexus hugenholtzii, one region includes:
- a CDS encoding membrane dipeptidase, protein MAHLGFGGHLIVGGPDVGSLIPKITCDRQNQRAGSIADALPNSNPTHGGPGLFDNPCGDEIRKQIINQLQSQLGRDLPEKAVGWPTFEHYPAWDAVTHQVMYVDWLRRAVQYGELRVLVALAVNNKTLGDAVRGPGDPLPVEDKQSADLQIDEIKQFVERHRDFMEIAYTPADLRRIVGEGKLAVVLGVELDAIGNFYLTRPRPSADEVRREIDRLWDLGVRYIFPVHVIDNAFGGSAIYQELFTVSNYREAGRYFEAQCAAPAQWVTRPWQPGLGLELWAAALVKLGTRLPSIPAPPGCPPGVGHVNPRGMTELGRVAMIHAMSKGMLIDVDHMSDRTLECALRLAEAVPGGYPLISGHTGVRSEGGRNVGENMRHPEQLRRIRDLGGIFGLGTEATTPEEFVSNYRIARTIMGTGRVAIGSDANGLVKLPRPPMRFYFRYDDRFPQPSTGRKTWDYHLDGVAHYGMFADFLRAVQAVDPEVHSSLMSSAEMFAQTWEKAFRVRDAVSGAPFPACP, encoded by the coding sequence ATGGCCCATCTGGGCTTCGGCGGGCATCTGATCGTCGGCGGTCCGGATGTCGGCTCCCTCATTCCGAAGATCACCTGCGATCGCCAGAACCAGCGCGCGGGAAGCATCGCCGACGCACTTCCCAACTCGAACCCGACCCACGGCGGCCCGGGTTTGTTCGACAACCCGTGCGGGGATGAGATTCGAAAGCAGATTATCAACCAGCTACAAAGCCAACTGGGACGTGACCTTCCCGAGAAGGCAGTCGGCTGGCCCACCTTTGAGCACTACCCGGCCTGGGACGCCGTCACCCATCAGGTGATGTATGTGGACTGGCTCCGCCGCGCCGTTCAGTATGGGGAGCTCCGGGTGCTGGTCGCCCTGGCCGTCAATAACAAGACCCTGGGGGACGCCGTTCGCGGCCCGGGCGATCCGCTCCCGGTCGAGGACAAGCAGTCGGCCGACCTGCAGATCGACGAGATCAAGCAATTCGTCGAGCGGCACCGTGATTTCATGGAGATCGCTTACACGCCCGCGGATCTGCGTCGCATCGTCGGGGAGGGCAAGCTCGCGGTCGTGCTCGGCGTCGAGCTCGACGCGATCGGCAACTTCTACCTGACCCGCCCTCGCCCCAGCGCCGACGAAGTCCGCCGCGAGATCGACCGTCTCTGGGATCTGGGAGTGCGCTACATCTTCCCCGTGCATGTCATCGACAACGCGTTCGGAGGCTCCGCCATCTACCAGGAGCTGTTCACCGTCTCAAACTACCGCGAAGCCGGTCGTTACTTTGAGGCACAATGCGCTGCCCCGGCGCAGTGGGTGACTCGCCCATGGCAGCCTGGGCTCGGCCTGGAATTGTGGGCTGCAGCGCTCGTCAAGCTCGGCACCCGGCTCCCGTCGATCCCCGCACCCCCAGGGTGTCCCCCCGGGGTCGGCCATGTCAATCCCCGCGGCATGACGGAGCTGGGGCGAGTGGCCATGATCCACGCCATGTCTAAGGGCATGCTGATCGACGTGGATCACATGTCCGATCGAACCCTGGAATGCGCGCTGAGGCTCGCCGAGGCGGTCCCCGGCGGATATCCCCTCATCTCGGGTCACACCGGCGTGCGTTCAGAGGGTGGTAGGAACGTAGGCGAGAACATGCGCCATCCGGAACAGCTGCGTCGAATCCGCGACCTTGGGGGGATATTTGGCCTGGGCACTGAGGCGACAACCCCCGAGGAGTTCGTCTCCAATTACCGAATCGCACGGACGATCATGGGGACGGGGAGGGTGGCCATCGGCTCCGACGCGAACGGCCTCGTCAAGCTGCCGCGTCCACCGATGCGCTTCTATTTCCGCTACGATGATCGGTTTCCACAGCCCTCAACCGGGCGCAAGACTTGGGACTACCATCTCGACGGCGTGGCCCACTACGGCATGTTCGCTGACTTCCTGAGGGCGGTCCAAGCGGTGGACCCGGAGGTCCACAGCTCCTTGATGTCTTCTGCTGAGATGTTCGCGCAGACCTGGGAGAAGGCCTTCAGGGTCCGGGATGCGGTCTCCGGCGCGCCTTTCCCAGCCTGTCCCTAA
- a CDS encoding DUF3592 domain-containing protein — MMSLWIINSITRLRGFWVGPIMLVIGLGILSLGWQWRAHTQEMVATMLPAEGRVVEMVPLADHRGKTFFYPIVEFRTAEGQTVRFQGGTGSNPPSYRTGARVKVLYDPQSPQSVVIDSWELWLPSNLLIGVGGFFTLMSILLILNALAALLQLGGLLGLLGLLGVLLLRRKRS; from the coding sequence ATGATGAGCCTATGGATCATCAACTCGATCACGCGCCTCAGGGGTTTTTGGGTCGGCCCCATCATGCTCGTCATCGGATTGGGCATCCTGTCCCTGGGATGGCAGTGGCGCGCCCACACCCAGGAGATGGTCGCCACGATGCTTCCGGCGGAAGGTCGGGTCGTGGAAATGGTTCCCCTCGCCGACCATCGGGGCAAGACCTTTTTCTACCCGATCGTGGAGTTTCGCACAGCGGAGGGTCAAACCGTTCGTTTCCAGGGCGGCACCGGCAGCAATCCGCCGTCCTATCGCACCGGGGCCAGGGTCAAGGTGCTCTACGACCCCCAGTCGCCGCAGTCGGTCGTGATCGATTCGTGGGAGCTCTGGCTGCCCTCGAACCTCTTGATCGGGGTGGGAGGCTTCTTCACGCTGATGAGCATCCTGCTGATCCTCAACGCCCTGGCCGCCCTGCTGCAATTGGGCGGATTGCTCGGGTTGCTCGGACTGCTCGGGGTCCTTCTGCTGCGGCGGAAGCGCTCCTAA
- a CDS encoding flavin monoamine oxidase family protein yields MTRFDPLTLIEKGLPPTGHPRKVVVVGAGMAGLVAAYELKRAGHRPVLLEARPRVGGRIYTLREPFTHGLYAEAGAMRIPRAHRLTMAYIQKFGLKTRDFTMDNPNAWVYVGGRKLRLAEANAHPDRLGFDVAPHERGRTAAAIWKKAIQPLLDLLEKEGEAAWEQIVARYDEYSIREFLERDGWSEGMIEMFGLLMNQEALMNSSFLELFREEAGHYYTDMIELEGGMDALPCAFLPELMDDIRFGARVIAIDQSPEDVTVHFQTRAGRFSEKGDYAILTIPFPVLRHIEILQPFSRAKQRAIRQLHYDAAAKIFFQCRRRFWEEDDGIFGGGTITDLPIRNLYYPDHGRETGRGVLLASYTWSEDAQRWGSLSPADRIEQALENVALIHPQVLEEFEAGASWMWHDDEFAGGAFALFDPGQQTLLHDSIVAPEGRIHFAGEHTSLCHAWIQGAIESGLRAAYEISARA; encoded by the coding sequence ATGACCCGGTTCGATCCTCTCACGCTCATCGAGAAAGGGTTGCCGCCCACCGGCCACCCGCGAAAGGTGGTGGTCGTGGGGGCGGGCATGGCCGGGCTGGTGGCCGCCTACGAGCTGAAGCGCGCCGGGCATCGGCCGGTGCTGCTGGAGGCGCGCCCGCGCGTGGGCGGGCGCATCTACACGCTGCGGGAGCCGTTCACGCACGGCCTGTATGCCGAAGCCGGCGCCATGCGCATCCCCCGCGCGCATCGCCTGACGATGGCCTATATCCAAAAATTCGGGCTGAAGACCCGGGATTTCACGATGGACAACCCCAACGCCTGGGTGTATGTCGGCGGTCGGAAACTGCGCCTAGCCGAGGCCAACGCCCACCCCGATCGGCTCGGTTTCGACGTGGCGCCCCACGAGCGCGGCCGGACCGCGGCCGCAATATGGAAGAAGGCCATCCAGCCCCTGTTAGACCTGCTGGAAAAGGAAGGCGAGGCCGCCTGGGAGCAGATCGTCGCCCGTTATGACGAATACTCGATCCGCGAATTCCTGGAGCGGGACGGGTGGTCGGAGGGCATGATCGAGATGTTCGGCCTGTTGATGAACCAGGAGGCGCTCATGAATTCATCCTTCCTGGAACTGTTTCGTGAGGAGGCCGGGCATTACTACACCGACATGATCGAACTGGAAGGCGGCATGGACGCCCTGCCCTGCGCTTTCCTGCCGGAACTGATGGACGATATCCGTTTTGGGGCCAGGGTCATTGCCATCGACCAATCCCCAGAGGACGTGACCGTGCATTTTCAGACCCGGGCCGGGCGCTTCAGCGAGAAAGGGGATTACGCCATCCTGACCATCCCCTTCCCGGTCCTGCGGCACATCGAGATCCTCCAGCCGTTCTCCCGAGCCAAACAGCGGGCCATCCGCCAGCTGCATTACGATGCCGCGGCCAAGATCTTCTTCCAGTGCCGCCGCCGCTTCTGGGAGGAAGACGACGGGATCTTCGGCGGCGGGACGATCACCGATCTGCCCATCCGCAATCTCTACTATCCCGATCACGGCCGCGAGACGGGGCGCGGCGTCCTCCTGGCCTCCTATACCTGGTCGGAGGATGCCCAGCGTTGGGGGTCGCTTTCCCCGGCGGATCGCATCGAGCAGGCCCTGGAAAACGTGGCCCTGATCCATCCGCAGGTGCTGGAGGAATTCGAGGCCGGCGCTTCCTGGATGTGGCACGATGATGAATTCGCCGGCGGCGCCTTCGCCCTGTTCGATCCCGGCCAGCAGACCCTGCTGCATGACTCCATCGTGGCCCCCGAGGGCCGCATCCACTTCGCCGGGGAACACACCTCGCTCTGCCATGCCTGGATCCAGGGCGCCATTGAATCGGGCCTGCGCGCGGCGTATGAAATCTCCGCCCGCGCCTGA
- a CDS encoding DUF4870 domain-containing protein, whose product MLINPRKASAEEAGDSDRLMALLAYLIGIIVPLIILLTDMKNRPFQRYHAVQALAAQVALMVIFFALGLIPIIGCIAPLLGLAAFALFIYYAIQAYQGYYFEIPVVTAFARQQGWIA is encoded by the coding sequence ATGCTGATCAATCCTCGGAAGGCATCGGCAGAGGAAGCGGGGGATTCGGACCGTTTGATGGCCCTGCTGGCTTACCTCATCGGGATCATCGTCCCCCTGATCATCCTGCTCACCGACATGAAGAACCGTCCCTTCCAGCGGTATCACGCCGTTCAGGCCCTGGCGGCCCAGGTGGCCCTGATGGTGATCTTCTTCGCCCTGGGGCTGATCCCCATCATCGGCTGCATCGCGCCGCTGCTCGGCCTGGCCGCCTTCGCGCTCTTCATCTACTACGCCATCCAGGCCTACCAGGGCTATTACTTCGAGATCCCGGTGGTGACCGCCTTCGCCCGCCAGCAGGGATGGATCGCCTGA
- the rpmF gene encoding 50S ribosomal protein L32, which produces MGALPKRRVTRTRRGMRRAHDALRRPNLVPCPRCKNRILPHHVCPHCGTYRGVQVIEVEGRA; this is translated from the coding sequence ATGGGTGCGTTGCCCAAGCGCCGGGTGACCCGCACGCGGCGGGGGATGCGTCGGGCGCACGATGCGCTCCGGCGTCCCAACCTGGTGCCGTGTCCCCGGTGCAAGAACCGGATCCTTCCCCACCACGTCTGCCCCCATTGCGGGACGTATCGGGGCGTGCAGGTGATCGAGGTGGAAGGGCGCGCCTGA
- a CDS encoding ATP-dependent helicase, which yields MGRDLSFLEELNPSQREAVTAPDGPILVLAGPGSGKTRVLTYRIAYLLTARRVSPFHILAVTFTNKAAEEMRSRLEVLFGDRVRELTLGTFHATCARFLRREAPLLGLHPQFVIYDEEDTLEAIRQALRDLNLDEKRYRPGALRAAISRAKNEFVRPEAYPIRTYFDEIVARVYARYEERLRAADALDFDDLLLRAVELFEEHPDVLARYQERYRHILVDEFQDTNTVQYLLLRLLASRHRNLFCVGDEDQSIYGWRGADFRNVIRFREHFPDARIIVLEENYRSTETILQAAQAVIRRNTERYNEKRLIAARGPGAPITLYEAFDEEDEAAFIARRVQELIEAGRIRPGEIAVMYRTNAQSRALEEAFLQAGIPYRLVGGVRFYQRREVKDLIAYLRLVLNPHDDLSLARVLNVPPRGIGPATMARLSALALQEKTSLFAAVEQAVAGAPGISLGPKIRRALADFVERVRVWRADREHLGVAELLRRIIDEIGYAEYVESLEEGEREVGGRRWDNVLELLKVAGPYRPGAFEDPLAAFLADVALLTDVDTLESDEEAPILLTLHAAKGLEFHTVFIAGLEEGLLPHSRSMDEPGALEEERRLFYVGMTRAKDQLFLTYAFRRYDELRTPSRFLREIPRELLIPAVARTAARSPTAAGRSRRKEEAPAFTPPAPRFRPGLRVRHPRFGEGLVVECRPIGTDEEVVVMFEEAGLKRLLASFAGLEVLS from the coding sequence ATGGGCAGGGATCTCTCTTTCCTGGAGGAGCTCAACCCAAGCCAGCGGGAGGCGGTCACCGCCCCCGATGGGCCGATCCTGGTGCTGGCCGGCCCGGGCAGCGGGAAAACCCGGGTGCTCACCTACCGCATCGCCTATCTGCTCACCGCCCGCCGGGTCTCTCCCTTCCACATCCTGGCGGTGACCTTCACCAACAAAGCGGCGGAGGAGATGCGCTCCCGCCTGGAGGTCCTCTTCGGCGACCGGGTCCGAGAGCTCACCCTGGGGACCTTCCACGCCACCTGCGCCCGGTTCCTCCGGCGGGAAGCCCCTCTCCTCGGGCTCCACCCCCAATTCGTGATCTACGACGAGGAGGACACCCTCGAGGCCATCCGCCAGGCCCTGCGGGATCTCAACCTGGATGAGAAGCGCTACCGGCCGGGCGCCTTACGGGCGGCCATCTCTCGGGCCAAGAACGAGTTCGTCCGCCCCGAGGCCTACCCGATCCGGACCTACTTCGACGAGATCGTGGCCCGGGTTTACGCCCGCTATGAGGAGCGCCTGCGGGCCGCCGACGCCCTGGACTTCGACGATCTCCTCCTGCGGGCGGTGGAGCTCTTCGAGGAACACCCCGACGTCCTCGCCCGCTATCAGGAGCGATACCGCCACATCCTGGTGGACGAGTTCCAGGACACCAACACGGTGCAGTATCTGCTGTTGCGCTTGCTGGCCTCCCGACACCGCAACCTGTTCTGCGTAGGGGATGAGGACCAGAGCATCTATGGCTGGCGCGGCGCGGACTTCCGCAACGTGATCCGCTTCCGGGAGCATTTCCCCGACGCCCGCATCATCGTCCTGGAGGAGAACTATCGCTCCACCGAGACCATCCTGCAGGCCGCTCAGGCGGTCATCCGCCGCAACACCGAGCGCTATAACGAGAAGCGTCTGATCGCCGCCCGTGGCCCCGGCGCTCCCATCACCCTCTACGAAGCCTTCGACGAAGAGGATGAGGCGGCCTTCATCGCCCGGCGGGTCCAGGAGCTCATCGAGGCCGGCCGCATCCGACCGGGGGAGATCGCGGTGATGTATCGGACCAACGCCCAGTCCCGCGCCCTGGAGGAGGCCTTCCTGCAGGCGGGAATCCCTTATCGGCTGGTGGGCGGCGTTCGGTTCTATCAGCGCCGGGAGGTGAAGGATCTCATCGCCTACCTCCGGCTCGTCCTCAACCCCCACGACGACCTCAGCCTGGCCCGCGTCCTCAACGTCCCGCCGCGGGGGATCGGCCCGGCGACCATGGCCCGGCTCAGCGCCCTGGCCCTCCAGGAGAAGACCTCCCTCTTCGCTGCTGTGGAGCAGGCCGTCGCCGGCGCCCCGGGGATCTCCCTGGGCCCGAAGATCCGCCGCGCCCTGGCAGATTTCGTCGAGCGCGTCCGGGTCTGGCGGGCGGACCGCGAGCATCTCGGTGTGGCAGAGCTCCTGCGACGGATCATCGACGAGATCGGATACGCGGAATACGTGGAGTCTCTGGAGGAAGGAGAGCGGGAGGTTGGCGGCCGCCGCTGGGACAACGTCCTGGAGCTGTTGAAGGTCGCCGGGCCTTACCGCCCCGGCGCCTTCGAGGATCCCCTGGCGGCCTTCCTGGCCGACGTCGCCCTGCTGACCGATGTGGACACGCTGGAAAGCGATGAGGAGGCCCCCATCCTGCTCACGCTGCACGCCGCCAAAGGCCTGGAGTTCCACACCGTGTTCATCGCCGGCCTGGAGGAGGGGCTCCTTCCCCACAGCCGCTCCATGGACGAGCCGGGGGCGCTGGAGGAGGAACGCCGCCTGTTCTACGTGGGGATGACCCGGGCGAAGGACCAGCTCTTCCTCACCTACGCCTTCCGCCGCTACGATGAGCTCCGCACCCCCTCCCGGTTCCTCCGGGAGATCCCCCGGGAGCTGCTCATCCCCGCCGTCGCCCGAACCGCCGCCCGCTCTCCAACCGCCGCCGGCCGTAGCCGCCGGAAGGAGGAGGCCCCCGCCTTCACACCCCCCGCCCCCCGCTTTCGCCCCGGCCTGCGGGTCCGGCATCCGCGCTTCGGCGAGGGGCTGGTGGTGGAATGCCGGCCCATCGGCACGGATGAGGAGGTGGTGGTGATGTTCGAGGAGGCGGGCCTCAAGCGGCTGCTGGCCTCCTTCGCCGGGCTGGAGGTCCTCTCTTAA
- a CDS encoding vWA domain-containing protein produces the protein MGRPSGFRALLSIIRADGPVALADGADDGATPAGGLFGLETAALTRRQFLLWVALASANLAACRLGARPQPTPAPTPTETPTPSPTPRPMGFFEALAALRRAVRASPDHRMARAEALVAAKDPEAIARFVRDAFTVYPAAENEMGNVLAGWRWGVRATLRGGAGTPREIAELLAWLLQQAGFPAEVVEAPQGGRQVVADLLRRAPPAPFAPDLDPATLEAARRVLNLPSPQPPQALDAEGRASAELATPLLAALGEGARATVPFFGTDARLYDLPTVRLTLNGQPQLVNLWAREGPIFTPPDRELKPAEPHRPPLSVTVRLEAARSHAPAERFLLVEKTWSAEDLVGRQVEIAFAPAGARTLEEVLASEPGQRVFFAPVLAVRGPDVDAATTQALSAVGDPFAVTGQVLREEAGRVTLDGQPLPPPDPPGDAPLIASLDLTVNAAAFPLITLELTPRDAQGHVIENLSAAHFLVEEDGRPMPAVMERWTQPAPRVLLLLDDSGSIPEDFRAEGAQALAQDLAARLKAADPRAQFRIAKIDEERAGVGDNDWTDDPAALPPQVQNISGYGSRLWEALADAARHGPTVIVMVTDGQATDANDQVIREPPPGALAAVQAGPPAVVIGVGEVDAAMLERLGQAGRLGAFTATTRDEAVQAVLAALRDNPPPPYRLSYRAPEGGNAPRTVRVFERYGTTRPPSKALLAEARYTPPPPAQRAAGAALSGLFLTVQVGNQAVTRTLGGLFTERNDESPTAEHIADVRRALQGRATLTFEAGSLSLAHLLDDCYTALLSLQPVFEARTRAERLAALASNPIYLPPLDLHVASIPLPDHADEPLTFETGLRVALHRVLPGQTADGQPAAVRWLDLLPLAGFRTADVDPARAFRLTAQRAARLALAEALIFSTSTVAVLKGKPLRLARTGWDIEAALRAAGADEATSRRMQELFAPWLQPGCTILWPGDATPAGWVVDAWGSVWGVLGGEGAATAGGGSGFSATTILDGAMLVSDLAAVAGLGGFSFAGGVWLLLASTLYKKLEAATALLAQLPTSPDSPAPDVSGAEGIADPSDVVCGLAQSAAFEAISRIGGAFFGERFERMVSAVSALDGALSMRTGSGLFC, from the coding sequence ATGGGCCGTCCATCCGGGTTCCGAGCGCTTCTCTCCATCATCCGGGCCGATGGGCCTGTGGCCCTCGCGGACGGGGCGGACGACGGCGCCACGCCGGCGGGTGGCCTGTTCGGCCTGGAAACCGCCGCGCTCACGCGGCGGCAGTTCCTCCTCTGGGTGGCCCTGGCGTCGGCCAACCTGGCCGCCTGTCGGCTGGGCGCCAGGCCGCAGCCGACACCAGCCCCCACTCCGACGGAGACGCCCACGCCTTCCCCGACGCCGCGACCGATGGGCTTCTTCGAGGCGCTGGCGGCCTTGCGCCGGGCCGTGCGCGCCAGCCCCGACCATCGGATGGCGCGCGCGGAGGCGCTGGTGGCGGCCAAAGATCCCGAGGCCATCGCCCGCTTTGTGCGGGACGCGTTCACCGTGTATCCCGCTGCGGAAAACGAGATGGGGAACGTGCTCGCCGGCTGGCGCTGGGGCGTCCGCGCCACGTTGCGCGGCGGGGCCGGCACCCCGCGCGAGATCGCCGAGCTGCTCGCCTGGCTGTTGCAACAAGCCGGCTTCCCGGCCGAGGTGGTGGAGGCCCCGCAAGGCGGGAGGCAGGTGGTCGCCGATTTGCTGCGCCGCGCGCCGCCGGCGCCCTTTGCCCCCGATCTGGACCCGGCGACGCTGGAGGCCGCGCGGCGCGTCCTCAACCTGCCCTCGCCGCAGCCCCCGCAAGCTCTCGATGCCGAAGGCCGCGCGTCGGCGGAGCTGGCCACGCCGTTGCTGGCCGCGTTGGGCGAAGGCGCCCGCGCCACGGTGCCCTTCTTCGGCACCGATGCGCGCTTGTATGATCTGCCCACGGTGCGCCTGACCCTCAACGGCCAGCCGCAGCTGGTCAATCTGTGGGCGCGCGAAGGACCGATTTTCACCCCGCCCGACCGCGAGCTCAAGCCCGCCGAACCCCATCGCCCGCCGTTGTCGGTGACGGTGCGGCTGGAAGCCGCGCGCAGCCACGCCCCGGCCGAGCGTTTCCTGCTCGTCGAAAAGACGTGGAGCGCGGAAGACCTGGTCGGCCGACAGGTCGAGATCGCCTTTGCGCCGGCCGGCGCCCGCACGCTGGAGGAGGTGCTGGCCAGCGAACCCGGCCAGCGCGTGTTTTTCGCGCCGGTGCTGGCCGTGCGAGGGCCCGATGTGGACGCGGCCACGACGCAGGCGCTCAGCGCTGTGGGCGACCCGTTCGCCGTGACCGGCCAGGTGTTGCGTGAGGAAGCGGGCCGCGTCACCCTGGACGGACAGCCTCTGCCCCCGCCCGATCCGCCCGGGGACGCGCCGCTCATCGCCTCCCTTGACCTGACGGTGAACGCGGCGGCTTTCCCCCTCATCACCCTGGAGCTGACGCCCCGGGACGCGCAGGGCCACGTCATCGAGAATCTGTCCGCGGCGCATTTCCTGGTTGAGGAAGACGGCCGGCCGATGCCGGCGGTGATGGAGCGCTGGACGCAACCGGCCCCGCGCGTGCTGTTGCTGCTCGATGACTCGGGCAGCATACCGGAGGACTTCCGCGCAGAGGGCGCACAGGCCCTGGCCCAGGATCTGGCCGCCCGGTTGAAGGCCGCCGATCCGCGCGCGCAGTTCCGCATCGCCAAGATTGACGAGGAGCGCGCCGGCGTCGGCGACAACGACTGGACGGATGACCCCGCTGCCCTGCCCCCTCAGGTGCAAAACATCTCCGGATATGGGTCGCGCCTGTGGGAGGCGCTGGCCGACGCCGCCCGACACGGCCCCACGGTCATCGTCATGGTGACCGACGGACAGGCGACCGATGCGAACGATCAGGTGATCCGCGAGCCGCCGCCGGGGGCGCTGGCCGCCGTGCAGGCTGGCCCGCCCGCGGTGGTCATCGGCGTGGGGGAGGTGGATGCGGCCATGCTGGAACGGTTGGGGCAGGCCGGCCGGCTGGGCGCCTTCACGGCGACAACGCGCGACGAAGCCGTCCAGGCCGTTCTCGCCGCGCTGCGCGACAATCCCCCGCCGCCCTATCGCCTGAGCTATCGGGCGCCGGAAGGGGGCAACGCGCCGCGCACGGTGCGCGTGTTCGAGCGGTATGGCACCACGCGCCCGCCGAGCAAGGCCCTGCTGGCGGAGGCTCGCTACACGCCGCCGCCGCCCGCCCAACGGGCCGCGGGAGCGGCCCTCAGCGGCCTTTTCCTCACCGTTCAGGTGGGCAACCAGGCGGTCACCCGCACCCTGGGTGGGCTGTTCACCGAGCGCAACGATGAATCGCCCACCGCCGAGCACATCGCGGATGTGCGCCGCGCCCTGCAGGGACGCGCGACGCTGACCTTCGAGGCCGGCTCCCTCTCCCTGGCGCACCTGCTGGACGACTGCTACACCGCGCTGTTGTCGTTGCAGCCGGTGTTCGAGGCGCGCACGCGCGCGGAGCGGCTGGCGGCCCTGGCGAGCAACCCAATCTATCTGCCGCCCCTGGACCTGCACGTGGCCAGCATCCCCCTGCCGGACCACGCCGATGAGCCGCTGACCTTTGAGACCGGCCTGCGCGTGGCGCTGCACCGCGTCTTGCCGGGGCAGACCGCCGACGGCCAGCCGGCCGCCGTGCGCTGGCTGGACCTGTTGCCGCTGGCGGGCTTTCGAACGGCCGACGTCGATCCGGCCCGCGCCTTCCGGCTGACCGCCCAACGCGCCGCGCGCCTGGCGCTGGCCGAGGCGCTGATCTTTTCCACCAGCACCGTGGCCGTGCTGAAGGGCAAACCGCTGCGCCTGGCGCGCACGGGATGGGACATCGAGGCCGCGCTGCGCGCGGCCGGCGCCGATGAGGCCACATCCCGGCGCATGCAGGAGCTCTTCGCGCCCTGGCTTCAGCCAGGTTGCACGATTCTGTGGCCCGGCGACGCCACGCCGGCGGGTTGGGTCGTTGACGCGTGGGGGAGCGTCTGGGGAGTCCTCGGCGGCGAGGGCGCCGCGACGGCCGGCGGCGGAAGCGGCTTCTCAGCCACCACGATCCTCGACGGGGCCATGCTGGTCAGCGACCTGGCCGCGGTGGCCGGATTGGGCGGGTTCAGCTTTGCCGGCGGCGTGTGGCTGCTTTTGGCTTCCACCCTCTACAAGAAGTTAGAAGCGGCAACGGCCCTGCTGGCTCAGTTGCCCACTTCGCCGGATAGTCCGGCGCCCGACGTCAGCGGCGCGGAGGGCATCGCGGATCCATCGGATGTGGTCTGCGGTCTGGCGCAAAGCGCTGCGTTTGAGGCCATCAGCAGGATAGGGGGCGCGTTCTTTGGCGAGCGGTTCGAGCGCATGGTGTCGGCAGTGTCGGCGCTGGACGGCGCCCTCAGCATGCGCACCGGGAGCGGTCTCTTTTGTTAG
- a CDS encoding thiolase family protein has product MREVVIVAAVRTPMGKYGGALKDVRPDDLAALVIREVVRRAGIDPAMVDEVYMGCANQAGEDNRNVARMAAILAGFPYHVAAVTVNRLCASGLTAVNLAARTIRCGEADVVVAGGVESMTRAPWVMPKAAVPFPRGNVTVYDTALGWRFPNPKMEAMFPLESMGETAENIAEEHPEITREEQDRFALLSHQRAVEAIRSGKFREEIVPVVIERPGQPPLVIDVDEGPRYRIENGEIVLDTDLERLSRLPPVFRKGGTVTAGNASGLSDGAAALLLMSAEKARALGLQPMARWVASAAVGVNPRVMGYGPVPAIRKLLERTGLTLDQIDLVEINEAFAVQTLACIKMLRLDLNKVNVNGGAIALGHPLGCSGARILTTLLYEMRRRRARYGVAALCVGVGQGEAALVEGIHA; this is encoded by the coding sequence ATGCGGGAGGTGGTCATCGTCGCCGCGGTGCGGACGCCGATGGGCAAATACGGAGGGGCTTTAAAGGACGTGCGCCCGGACGACCTGGCCGCCCTGGTGATCCGGGAGGTGGTCCGGCGGGCCGGGATCGACCCGGCGATGGTGGACGAGGTCTACATGGGCTGCGCCAACCAGGCGGGGGAGGACAACCGCAACGTCGCCCGCATGGCGGCGATCCTGGCGGGCTTCCCCTACCACGTGGCGGCGGTCACGGTGAACCGGCTGTGCGCTTCGGGGCTCACCGCCGTCAACCTGGCGGCCCGGACCATCCGCTGCGGCGAGGCGGATGTGGTGGTGGCGGGCGGCGTGGAGAGCATGACGCGGGCGCCCTGGGTGATGCCCAAAGCCGCCGTCCCCTTCCCGCGGGGGAACGTCACCGTCTACGACACCGCCCTGGGGTGGCGGTTCCCCAACCCGAAGATGGAGGCCATGTTCCCCCTCGAGTCCATGGGCGAGACGGCTGAGAACATCGCCGAGGAGCATCCGGAGATCACGCGGGAGGAGCAGGACCGCTTCGCCCTGCTCTCCCATCAGCGGGCGGTGGAGGCTATCCGCTCCGGGAAGTTCCGCGAGGAGATCGTGCCGGTGGTGATCGAGCGCCCGGGGCAGCCCCCTCTGGTCATCGATGTCGATGAGGGGCCGCGCTATCGCATCGAGAACGGGGAGATCGTCCTGGACACGGATCTCGAGCGCCTCTCCCGGCTGCCCCCGGTCTTCCGGAAAGGGGGGACGGTGACGGCGGGGAACGCCTCGGGGTTGAGCGACGGCGCTGCGGCGCTGCTGTTGATGAGCGCGGAGAAGGCGCGGGCCCTGGGCCTGCAGCCGATGGCCCGCTGGGTGGCCTCGGCCGCAGTGGGGGTGAACCCCCGGGTGATGGGCTACGGCCCCGTCCCCGCCATCCGCAAGCTGCTGGAGCGGACCGGGCTCACCCTGGATCAGATCGATCTGGTGGAGATCAACGAGGCCTTCGCCGTCCAGACCCTGGCGTGTATCAAGATGCTAAGGCTGGACCTCAACAAGGTGAACGTCAACGGCGGGGCCATCGCCCTGGGGCACCCTCTGGGTTGCAGCGGGGCGCGGATCCTCACCACGCTGTTGTATGAGATGCGCCGGCGTCGGGCCCGCTACGGGGTGGCCGCCCTGTGCGTGGGCGTGGGCCAGGGGGAAGCGGCGCTGGTGGAGGGCATCCACGCGTAG